Proteins from a genomic interval of Denticeps clupeoides chromosome 20, fDenClu1.1, whole genome shotgun sequence:
- the trappc3 gene encoding trafficking protein particle complex subunit 3: MARQSTRSTDSKKMNSELFTLTYGALVTQLCKDYENDEEVNKQLDKMGYNIGVRLIEDFLARSSVGRCQDFRETADVIAKVAFKMYLGITPSVTNWSPAGDEFSLILESNPLVDFVELPDNHSNLVYSNLLCGVLRGALEMVQMAVEVRFAQDTLRGDNVTEIRMKFIKRIEENLPAGDE, translated from the exons ATGGCCCGACAGTCGACCAGAAGCACGGACAGCAAGAAGATG AATTCTGAGCTTTTCACTCTGACCTACGGAGCTCTGGTCACACAACTCTGCAAGGACTATGAGAATGATGAGGAAGTCAACAAGCAACTGGACAAGAT GGGATATAATATCGGCGTGCGTCTCATTGAGGACTTTCTGGCTCGCTCCAGTGTTGGGAGGTGTCAGGATTTCCGAGAAACAGCCGATGTCATTGCTAAG GTGGCGTTTAAGATGTACCTGGGCATCACCCCCAGTGTGACCAACTGGAGTCCGGCTGGAGACGAGTTCTCCCTCATTCTAGAGAGCAATCCCCTGGTGGACTTCGTGGAGCTGCCCGATAACCACAGCAACCTGGTATACTCCAACCTGCTGTGTGGGGTGTTGAGAGGAGCTCTGGAGATG GTCCAGATGGCAGTGGAGGTCCGGTTTGCTCAGGACACCCTTAGGGGAGACAATGTGACAGAGATCCGCATGAAGTTCATTAAGAGGATTGAGGAGAACCTGCCTGCAGGAGATGAGTAA